A window from Cytobacillus sp. FSL H8-0458 encodes these proteins:
- a CDS encoding HIT family protein translates to MSDCPICEKHRNLETTIFEDEYWIVTHGPLDSQILGYLYIEPKRHVENWIDLSHSELLKVGPLFKRLEEALKKELDIDRVYTVTISEAVRHLHFHIIPREKGNEVKGLPLIEQATQQKVSIRSVDEKTHTNFIQSLGKYF, encoded by the coding sequence ATGAGTGACTGTCCAATATGTGAAAAACATCGTAATCTTGAAACAACTATATTTGAAGATGAGTACTGGATTGTAACTCATGGGCCGCTTGATTCACAAATACTAGGATACTTATATATAGAGCCAAAACGTCACGTTGAAAATTGGATTGACCTAAGTCACTCAGAATTACTTAAAGTTGGTCCCCTTTTTAAACGTTTAGAAGAAGCTCTAAAAAAAGAGCTAGACATTGATCGAGTGTATACTGTAACTATTAGTGAGGCTGTAAGGCACTTGCACTTCCATATTATTCCCCGTGAAAAAGGGAATGAAGTTAAAGGACTGCCCCTCATAGAACAGGCAACACAGCAAAAGGTTAGTATTCGAAGTGTTGATGAAAAAACCCATACAAACTTCATTCAATCATTAGGAAAATATTTTTAA
- a CDS encoding KdsC family phosphatase, whose amino-acid sequence MKKIKLIVLDVDGVLTDGKLYMGSDGEEYKAFHTQDGMGISLARYAGIKTAIITGRSSEAVTKRSKELKIDYVFQGIHEKLEVLQQIVSELQIGLDEVCYVGDDINDLPILREVGFPAAPNNAVPYVKEQVKYVSLLKGGEGAVRDIIESILQEQYDYETLLDDYLYGKIRVVQ is encoded by the coding sequence ATGAAAAAGATCAAACTTATCGTTTTGGATGTTGATGGTGTACTTACAGATGGAAAACTATATATGGGATCTGATGGAGAAGAATATAAGGCTTTCCATACTCAAGACGGAATGGGAATCAGCCTTGCGAGATATGCAGGAATTAAGACAGCAATCATTACCGGCAGATCTTCCGAAGCAGTAACTAAGCGTTCAAAAGAATTAAAAATTGATTATGTATTTCAGGGAATTCATGAAAAACTTGAAGTCCTACAGCAAATCGTATCTGAGCTGCAGATAGGGTTGGATGAGGTTTGTTATGTAGGGGACGATATAAATGATTTACCTATTTTACGTGAGGTAGGGTTCCCCGCAGCACCTAATAACGCTGTACCTTATGTAAAAGAACAGGTAAAATATGTTTCTCTACTAAAAGGTGGGGAAGGTGCTGTAAGGGATATAATTGAATCTATATTACAAGAACAATATGATTATGAAACTCTCTTAGATGATTACCTATATGGCAAAATCAGAGTGGTTCAATAA